The following proteins are encoded in a genomic region of Corticium candelabrum chromosome 11, ooCorCand1.1, whole genome shotgun sequence:
- the LOC134187150 gene encoding cell division cycle 5-related protein-like translates to MGKFVDLRILSTYKCVPIAGGDNRYMETRRLKFVLGSLLNCQTLHTEAERKRQSQSVQRHLPRPSELNRNIVRPTTEQPLSDLQKAEDMVKHEMLRMLCNDAVNHPTADQAGKKGKASIASLRGELEANPLSKIADEEMQEARNLLAEEMTVVKNGMEHGDLSLEAYSTVWDECYDQVMFIPSQNRITRAAMASKKDRLESLEKKLDRNRGHMMKDAKRAAKMEKKLKVLMGGYQARALGLSKQMADIHDQVEQTFVEMKTFEALRIQELQSIPRRLESLNEAVTRQSERERELQYRFSRLIVERDIIFSGNEQLTATVLV, encoded by the exons ATGGGAAAATTTGTAGATCTGAGGATTCTGAGCACGTACAAGTGTGTACCGATAGCAGGTGGAGACAACCG GTATATGGAAACGAGGCGTTTGAAA TTTGTCTTAGGCAGCTTGCTAAATTGTCAAACTCTACACA CTGAAGCTGAGAGAAAACGTCAATCTCAATCTGTACAAAGACACCTTCCTCGCCCATCAGAATTGAACAGAAATATTGTTCGGCCAACAACAGAGCAGCCACTCAGTGACTTACAAAAG GCTGAAGATATGGTGAAGCACGAAATGCTGCGAATGTTGTGTAATGATGCTGTTAATCATCCAACTGCAGACCAAGCTGGTAAGAAAGGAAAAGCATCAATTGCTAGTCTTCGGGGAGAGTTGGAGGCAAATCCACTGTCTAAGATTGCAGATGAAGAAATGCAAGAG GCAAGAAACTTGTTAGCTGAAGAAATGACTGTTGTCAAGAATGGCATGGAACATGGAGACTTATCACTTGAAGCGTACAGCACTGTGTGGGACGAATGTTATGATCAG GTGATGTTCATTCCAAGTCAGAATCGTATCACACGTGCTGCTATGGCAAGCAAGAAGGACCGGTTGGAGTCTCTTGAAAAAAAACTTGAT AGAAATCGAGGGCACATGATGAAGGATGCCAAACGTGCGGCTAAGATGGAGAAGAAACTGAAAGTGCTCATGGGAGGTTACCAG gCACGTGCACTTGGCTTGTCAAAACAGATGGCAGACATCCATGACCAGGTGGAGCAAACATTTGTTGAAATGAAAACTTTTGAAGCTCTTAGAATTCAGGAGTTGCAGTCAATTCCGAGACGATTAGAG TCTCTAAATGAAGCGGTCACTCGACAGtcagaaagagagagagaactACAGTATCGATTCTCACGACTGATAGTTGAAAGGGACATCATATTTTCTGGAAATGAACAGCTGACTGCAACTGTGCTTGTATGA